One Miscanthus floridulus cultivar M001 chromosome 11, ASM1932011v1, whole genome shotgun sequence DNA window includes the following coding sequences:
- the LOC136490932 gene encoding endoribonuclease Dicer homolog 4-like isoform X7 yields the protein MQAARTFLSPSSGSLDGKGVDINDYVNKATSLLSRGILEGADADSFDLETIEEPFFSKKFAVLIDVLSRYRLEENMKCIVFVKRIIVARVVAHILQNLKCLDFWKCEFLVGCHSGLRNMSRDKMGSIIEKFSSGEVNLLVATSVGEEGLDIQTCCLVVRFDLPETVNSFIQSRGRARMSKSKYVFLLERGNQSQEKLLDDYITGESIMDKEINLRTSNDMFDCLEENIYRVNDTGASISTACSVSLLHRYCDNLPRDMFFVPSPSFFFVDDIDGIVCRLILPPNAAFRQVNGQPCPSKDEAKRDACLKACIKLHELGALTDFLLPGQGSRKMKVSTTNISESNKDEDESFREELHEMLIPAVLRPSRCKLDCSLKLHFYYIEFIPKPADRRYQMFGLFVINRLPEESEKLDVELHLAHARIVKAGIKYLGKIEFNKEEMILAHNFQEMFLKVLLDRSEFTSSYILLGNDAALDMDSTFYLLLPIKQKFYGDNMIDWPTIKKCLSSPAFQDPMGLSLPDSCLPNESLKLLGGTYKKADVIGSLVYTPHTDVFFFVDSILDGTNAKSELNGATYAEHFKERLHIKLSHPEQPLLKAKQLFCLRNLLHNRQLESTESEGRELMEHFVELPPELCSLKITGFSKDMGSSLSLLPSLMCRLENLLVAIELKDVMSSYFPEASQISASGILEALTTERCLERISLERLEVLGDAFLKYVVGRHNFISYEGLDEGQLTRRRSDIVSNSNLYELSIRRNLQVYIRDQHFEPTQFFALGRPCKVVCNPDRETTLHPKNIHPDRRENFNLRCTKSHHWLHRKTIADVVESLLGAFIVECGFKAAFAFLHWIGIKVDFENSALYRVLDASSANLSLMNYMNIYELEELIGYTFKHKALLLQAFVHPSFNKHSGGCYQRMEFLGDAVLEYLMASYLYSAYPDLKPGQLTDLKSLAVNNNSFAYVAVKKSIHKYLIKDSKSLTAAVNKFENYVNLSSSEKDLLEEPTCPKVLGDIVESCVGAVLLDSGFNLNHVWKLMLMLLKPILSFCGMHIDPMRELREICQYNGFELRLPKPTEDNGEFHVKVEVNIDGKMISCTAANRNSKDARKVAAQEALSKLKNNGYKHKRKSLEEILRATTKKESELIGYDEEPINVEDDIQMKNLLINGEMEGNIFFQNKEVSLNGRSETSIQSTAGDNLVDKNDVNNGRNNKSNVVVQNGCLSRGATDQINQKEYHGDMVRKTARSFLYELCAANYWKPPEFELCKDEGPSHLRKFTCKVLIQITGTSATLLECYSDPKLQKKAAHEHAAEGALWYLKQLGYLTKDDNRV from the exons A TGCAGGCTGCAAGGACCTTTCTCTCTCCCAGTAGTGGTAGTCTAGATGGAAAGGGGGTTGACATTAATGACTATGTAAACAAAGCAACGTCTCTTCTAAGCCGCGGCATCTTAGAAG GTGCAGATGCTGATTCGTTTGACCTAGAGACAATAGAAGAACCTTTCTTCTCAAAAAAATTTGCAGTTCTTATTGACGTTCTATCGAGATACAG GCTGGAGGAAAACATGAAATGCATTGTTTTTGTGAAAAGAATCATTGTCGCAAGAGTAGTAGCACATATTCTCCAAAATCTGAAGTGCCTTGATTTTTGGAAATGTGAGTTTCTTGTGGGATGCCACTCGGGATTAAGGAACATGTCAAGGGACAAGATGGGTTCTATCATTGAAAAGTTCTCTTCGGGTGAG GTGAACCTTTTGGTCGCTACTAGTGTAGGTGAGGAGGGACTTGACATTCAGACTTGCTGCCTTGTTGTGCGGTTTGATCTCCCTGAAACTGTTAATAGCTTTATCCAGTCAAGGGGACGTGCCCGGATGAGTAAATCTAAATATGTTTTTCTCCTGGAGAG GGGAAATCAGTCTCAGGAGAAGTTACTTGATGATTATATTACTGGTGAAAGCATTATGGATAAAGAGATTAACTTGAGAACATCAAATGATATGTTCGATTGCCTTGAGGAGAACATCTATCGAGTCAATGATACTGGTGCTTCCATTAGCACTGCTTGCAGTGTATCTCTATTACATCGCTACTGTGATAACCTTCCTAGAGATAT GTTTTTTGTTCCTTCCCCATCATTCTTCTTTGTCGATGACATTGATGGAATAGTTTGCAGACTAATTCTTCCACCAAATGCTGCTTTCCGTCAAGTGAATGGTCAACCCTGTCCATCGAAAGATGAAGCTAAGAGAGATGCATGCTTGAAAGCATGCATTAAACTTCATGAACTCGGTGCTTTGACAGATTTTCTTCTACCTGGCCAAGGCTCTAGAAAGATGAAGGTATCAACAACAAATATTTCAGAAAGCAACAAAGATGAGG ATGAAAGTTTTAGGGAAGAGCTTCATGAGATGTTAATCCCTGCAGTTCTGAGACCTTCAAGATGCAAACTAGATTGCTCATTGAAGTTGCATTTCTATTACATAGAATTTATTCCCAAACCAGCAGATAGACGATATCAGATGTTTGGTCTTTTTGTGATCAATCGCCTTCCAGAGGAATCTGAAAAGTTGGATGTTGAATTGCATCTTGCTCATGCGAGGATTGTGAAAGCAGGAATTAAATATTTGGGAAAGATTGAGTTTAACAAAGAAGAG ATGATACTCGCACACAATTTTCAAGAAATGTTTTTGAAAGTTCTCCTGGACAGATCCGAGTTCACTTCATCTTATATTTTGTTGGGGAATGATGCTGCATTGGACATGGATTCAACATTTTACCTTTTACTTCCCATCAAGCAGAAATTCTATGGTGATAATATGATTGATTGGCCAACAATAAAGAAGTGTTTATCGTCACCTGCATTTCAAGATCCAATGGGTTTGTCTCTGCCTGATTCATGTTTGCCAAATGAGTCTTTGAAGCTTCTTGGTGGAACGTACAAGAAAGCTGATGTCATTGGCAGTTTGGTATATACTCCCCACACCGACGTGTTTTTCTTCGTTGACTCCATTCTGGATGGAACAAATGCTAAAAGTGAGTTGAACGGTGCAACTTATGCAGAACATTTTAAGGAAAG GTTACATATCAAGCTTTCCCATCCTGAGCAGCCACTTTTGAAAGCTAAGCAGCTGTTCTGTCTGCGTAATCTGCTTCATAATCGACAACTTGAGAGCACAG AATCTGAGGGTCGTGAATTGATGGAGCACTTTGTGGAGTTACCTCCAGAGCTATGCTCTTTGAAGATAACTGGGTTCTCAAAAGATATGGGTAGTTCTTTGTCCTTGCTACCATCATTAATGTGTCGCTTGGAGAATTTGTTGGTGGCTATTGAGTTGAAGGATGTCATGTCATCCTATTTCCCAGAGGCTTCTCAAATTAGTGCCTCGGGT ATCCTTGAAGCACTGACTACTGAAAGGTGTTTAGAGAGGATCTCTTTGGAGCGATTAGAAGTCCTAGGTGATGCTTTCTTGAAGTACGTAGTTGGGCGCCATAACTTTATTTCATATGAAGGACTTGATGAAGGTCAGTTGACCAGGAGACGTTCTGATATAGTGAGTAATTCGAATTTATACGAGTTATCAATTAGAAGAAATTTGCAG GTATACATACGGGATCAACACTTTGAACCTACTCAGTTCTTTGCACTGGGAAGACCTTGTAAAGTTGTTTGCAATCCTGACAGAGAGACGACTTTACACCCGAAGAATATCCACCCAGATAGACGTGAAAACTTTAACTTGAGGTGTACAAAATCACATCATTGGTTGCATAGGAAGACAATTGCAGATGTTGTTGAGTCACTTCTTGGAGCTTTTATTGTCGAGTGTGGATTCAAAGCTGCATTTGCATTCCTACATTGGATTGGGATAAAAGTTGATTTCGAAAATTCAGCTCTCTATAGAGTATTAGATGCAAGCTCCGCCAATTTGTCTCTCATGAACTACATGAACATTTATGAGCTTGAAGAATTGATTGGCTACACCTTCAAGCACAAGGCTCTTCTTCTCCAAGCATTTGTACACCCTTCATTCAATAAGCATTCTGGAGGATGCTACCAG AGGATGGAGTTTCTTGGAGATGCTGTTTTGGAATATTTGATGGCCTCGTACCTCTACTCAGCTTACCCTGATCTCAAGCCTGGTCAACTAACAGATCTGAAATCATTAGCTGTGAATAATAATTCATTTGCTTATGTGGCCGTTAAGAAATCTATCCATAAATATCTCATAAAGGATTCTAAATCTCTTACGGCAGCGGTAAATAAATTTGAGAATTATGTTAATCTTTCAAGTTCAGAGAAAGACTTGTTAGAAGAACCAACATGTCCAAAG GTTCTTGGTGATATTGTTGAATCTTGTGTTGGTGCGGTGCTTTTAGATTCCGGCTTCAACCTGAACCATGTTTGGAAGCTAATGCTAATGCTTCTAAAGCCAATATTGAGCTTCTGTGGCATGCACATTGATCCTATGAGAGAACTCCGAGAAATTTGTCAATATAATGGTTTTGAGTTAAGACTTCCCAAACCTACGGAGGACAATGGAGAGTTCCATGTCAAAGTAGAAGTTAACATAGATGGcaagatgataagctgtactgcaGCAAACCGGAATTCGAAAGATGCTAGAAAGGTAGCTGCACAAGAAGCGCTTTCAAAACTGAAG AATAATGGATACAAGCATAAAAGAAAGTCACTGGAGGAAATTTTGCGTGCTACCACGAAAAAAGAATCAGAACTGATAGGCtatgatgaagaaccaatcaatgtTGAGGATGACATACAAATGAAGAATCTACTGATAAATGGAGAAATGGAAGGAAACATCTTTTTTCAAAATAAAGAAGTGTCGTTGAACGGGAGGTCTGAAACCTCCATTCAGAGTACAGCAGGAGATAACTTGGTTGACAAGAATGATGTTAATAATGGAAGGAACAATAAGTCCAATGTGGTTGTGCAGAATGGTTGCCTATCTAGAGGGGCAACTGATCAAATAAACCAAAAAGAGTATCATG GTGATATggtacgcaaaacagcaaggtcaTTCCTTTATGAACTATGTGCTGCAAACTATTGGAAACCTCCTGAATTTGAGTTATGCAAAGATGAAGGACCAAGCCACCTTCGAAA GTTCACTTGTAAGGTCCTTATTCAGATCACGGGAACTTCAGCGACCCTTTTGGAGTGCTATAGCGATCCTAAGCTACAAAAGAAAGCAGCGCATGAGCATGCGGCAGAGGGAGCTCTGTGGTATCTTAAGCAACTTGGATACCTAACAAAAGATGATAATCGTGTCTAG
- the LOC136490932 gene encoding endoribonuclease Dicer homolog 4-like isoform X6 — protein MLRESACNFKESQKKLKSLWRLHENLIFCLQEVGLFGALQAARTFLSPSSGSLDGKGVDINDYVNKATSLLSRGILEGADADSFDLETIEEPFFSKKFAVLIDVLSRYRLEENMKCIVFVKRIIVARVVAHILQNLKCLDFWKCEFLVGCHSGLRNMSRDKMGSIIEKFSSGEVNLLVATSVGEEGLDIQTCCLVVRFDLPETVNSFIQSRGRARMSKSKYVFLLERGNQSQEKLLDDYITGESIMDKEINLRTSNDMFDCLEENIYRVNDTGASISTACSVSLLHRYCDNLPRDMFFVPSPSFFFVDDIDGIVCRLILPPNAAFRQVNGQPCPSKDEAKRDACLKACIKLHELGALTDFLLPGQGSRKMKVSTTNISESNKDEDESFREELHEMLIPAVLRPSRCKLDCSLKLHFYYIEFIPKPADRRYQMFGLFVINRLPEESEKLDVELHLAHARIVKAGIKYLGKIEFNKEEMILAHNFQEMFLKVLLDRSEFTSSYILLGNDAALDMDSTFYLLLPIKQKFYGDNMIDWPTIKKCLSSPAFQDPMGLSLPDSCLPNESLKLLGGTYKKADVIGSLVYTPHTDVFFFVDSILDGTNAKSELNGATYAEHFKERLHIKLSHPEQPLLKAKQLFCLRNLLHNRQLESTESEGRELMEHFVELPPELCSLKITGFSKDMGSSLSLLPSLMCRLENLLVAIELKDVMSSYFPEASQISASGILEALTTERCLERISLERLEVLGDAFLKYVVGRHNFISYEGLDEGQLTRRRSDIVSNSNLYELSIRRNLQVYIRDQHFEPTQFFALGRPCKVVCNPDRETTLHPKNIHPDRRENFNLRCTKSHHWLHRKTIADVVESLLGAFIVECGFKAAFAFLHWIGIKVDFENSALYRVLDASSANLSLMNYMNIYELEELIGYTFKHKALLLQAFVHPSFNKHSGGCYQRMEFLGDAVLEYLMASYLYSAYPDLKPGQLTDLKSLAVNNNSFAYVAVKKSIHKYLIKDSKSLTAAVNKFENYVNLSSSEKDLLEEPTCPKVLGDIVESCVGAVLLDSGFNLNHVWKLMLMLLKPILSFCGMHIDPMRELREICQYNGFELRLPKPTEDNGEFHVKVEVNIDGKMISCTAANRNSKDARKVAAQEALSKLKNNGYKHKRKSLEEILRATTKKESELIGYDEEPINVEDDIQMKNLLINGEMEGNIFFQNKEVSLNGRSETSIQSTAGDNLVDKNDVNNGRNNKSNVVVQNGCLSRGATDQINQKEYHGDMVRKTARSFLYELCAANYWKPPEFELCKDEGPSHLRKFTCKVLIQITGTSATLLECYSDPKLQKKAAHEHAAEGALWYLKQLGYLTKDDNRV, from the exons ATGTTAAGAGAGAGTGCATGCAATTTCAAGGAGTCACAGAAGAAACTGAAGTCGTTATGGAGGTTGCATGAAAATTTGATTTTCTGTTTGCAAGAAGTTGGTCTCTTTGGAGCTCTCCAA GCTGCAAGGACCTTTCTCTCTCCCAGTAGTGGTAGTCTAGATGGAAAGGGGGTTGACATTAATGACTATGTAAACAAAGCAACGTCTCTTCTAAGCCGCGGCATCTTAGAAG GTGCAGATGCTGATTCGTTTGACCTAGAGACAATAGAAGAACCTTTCTTCTCAAAAAAATTTGCAGTTCTTATTGACGTTCTATCGAGATACAG GCTGGAGGAAAACATGAAATGCATTGTTTTTGTGAAAAGAATCATTGTCGCAAGAGTAGTAGCACATATTCTCCAAAATCTGAAGTGCCTTGATTTTTGGAAATGTGAGTTTCTTGTGGGATGCCACTCGGGATTAAGGAACATGTCAAGGGACAAGATGGGTTCTATCATTGAAAAGTTCTCTTCGGGTGAG GTGAACCTTTTGGTCGCTACTAGTGTAGGTGAGGAGGGACTTGACATTCAGACTTGCTGCCTTGTTGTGCGGTTTGATCTCCCTGAAACTGTTAATAGCTTTATCCAGTCAAGGGGACGTGCCCGGATGAGTAAATCTAAATATGTTTTTCTCCTGGAGAG GGGAAATCAGTCTCAGGAGAAGTTACTTGATGATTATATTACTGGTGAAAGCATTATGGATAAAGAGATTAACTTGAGAACATCAAATGATATGTTCGATTGCCTTGAGGAGAACATCTATCGAGTCAATGATACTGGTGCTTCCATTAGCACTGCTTGCAGTGTATCTCTATTACATCGCTACTGTGATAACCTTCCTAGAGATAT GTTTTTTGTTCCTTCCCCATCATTCTTCTTTGTCGATGACATTGATGGAATAGTTTGCAGACTAATTCTTCCACCAAATGCTGCTTTCCGTCAAGTGAATGGTCAACCCTGTCCATCGAAAGATGAAGCTAAGAGAGATGCATGCTTGAAAGCATGCATTAAACTTCATGAACTCGGTGCTTTGACAGATTTTCTTCTACCTGGCCAAGGCTCTAGAAAGATGAAGGTATCAACAACAAATATTTCAGAAAGCAACAAAGATGAGG ATGAAAGTTTTAGGGAAGAGCTTCATGAGATGTTAATCCCTGCAGTTCTGAGACCTTCAAGATGCAAACTAGATTGCTCATTGAAGTTGCATTTCTATTACATAGAATTTATTCCCAAACCAGCAGATAGACGATATCAGATGTTTGGTCTTTTTGTGATCAATCGCCTTCCAGAGGAATCTGAAAAGTTGGATGTTGAATTGCATCTTGCTCATGCGAGGATTGTGAAAGCAGGAATTAAATATTTGGGAAAGATTGAGTTTAACAAAGAAGAG ATGATACTCGCACACAATTTTCAAGAAATGTTTTTGAAAGTTCTCCTGGACAGATCCGAGTTCACTTCATCTTATATTTTGTTGGGGAATGATGCTGCATTGGACATGGATTCAACATTTTACCTTTTACTTCCCATCAAGCAGAAATTCTATGGTGATAATATGATTGATTGGCCAACAATAAAGAAGTGTTTATCGTCACCTGCATTTCAAGATCCAATGGGTTTGTCTCTGCCTGATTCATGTTTGCCAAATGAGTCTTTGAAGCTTCTTGGTGGAACGTACAAGAAAGCTGATGTCATTGGCAGTTTGGTATATACTCCCCACACCGACGTGTTTTTCTTCGTTGACTCCATTCTGGATGGAACAAATGCTAAAAGTGAGTTGAACGGTGCAACTTATGCAGAACATTTTAAGGAAAG GTTACATATCAAGCTTTCCCATCCTGAGCAGCCACTTTTGAAAGCTAAGCAGCTGTTCTGTCTGCGTAATCTGCTTCATAATCGACAACTTGAGAGCACAG AATCTGAGGGTCGTGAATTGATGGAGCACTTTGTGGAGTTACCTCCAGAGCTATGCTCTTTGAAGATAACTGGGTTCTCAAAAGATATGGGTAGTTCTTTGTCCTTGCTACCATCATTAATGTGTCGCTTGGAGAATTTGTTGGTGGCTATTGAGTTGAAGGATGTCATGTCATCCTATTTCCCAGAGGCTTCTCAAATTAGTGCCTCGGGT ATCCTTGAAGCACTGACTACTGAAAGGTGTTTAGAGAGGATCTCTTTGGAGCGATTAGAAGTCCTAGGTGATGCTTTCTTGAAGTACGTAGTTGGGCGCCATAACTTTATTTCATATGAAGGACTTGATGAAGGTCAGTTGACCAGGAGACGTTCTGATATAGTGAGTAATTCGAATTTATACGAGTTATCAATTAGAAGAAATTTGCAG GTATACATACGGGATCAACACTTTGAACCTACTCAGTTCTTTGCACTGGGAAGACCTTGTAAAGTTGTTTGCAATCCTGACAGAGAGACGACTTTACACCCGAAGAATATCCACCCAGATAGACGTGAAAACTTTAACTTGAGGTGTACAAAATCACATCATTGGTTGCATAGGAAGACAATTGCAGATGTTGTTGAGTCACTTCTTGGAGCTTTTATTGTCGAGTGTGGATTCAAAGCTGCATTTGCATTCCTACATTGGATTGGGATAAAAGTTGATTTCGAAAATTCAGCTCTCTATAGAGTATTAGATGCAAGCTCCGCCAATTTGTCTCTCATGAACTACATGAACATTTATGAGCTTGAAGAATTGATTGGCTACACCTTCAAGCACAAGGCTCTTCTTCTCCAAGCATTTGTACACCCTTCATTCAATAAGCATTCTGGAGGATGCTACCAG AGGATGGAGTTTCTTGGAGATGCTGTTTTGGAATATTTGATGGCCTCGTACCTCTACTCAGCTTACCCTGATCTCAAGCCTGGTCAACTAACAGATCTGAAATCATTAGCTGTGAATAATAATTCATTTGCTTATGTGGCCGTTAAGAAATCTATCCATAAATATCTCATAAAGGATTCTAAATCTCTTACGGCAGCGGTAAATAAATTTGAGAATTATGTTAATCTTTCAAGTTCAGAGAAAGACTTGTTAGAAGAACCAACATGTCCAAAG GTTCTTGGTGATATTGTTGAATCTTGTGTTGGTGCGGTGCTTTTAGATTCCGGCTTCAACCTGAACCATGTTTGGAAGCTAATGCTAATGCTTCTAAAGCCAATATTGAGCTTCTGTGGCATGCACATTGATCCTATGAGAGAACTCCGAGAAATTTGTCAATATAATGGTTTTGAGTTAAGACTTCCCAAACCTACGGAGGACAATGGAGAGTTCCATGTCAAAGTAGAAGTTAACATAGATGGcaagatgataagctgtactgcaGCAAACCGGAATTCGAAAGATGCTAGAAAGGTAGCTGCACAAGAAGCGCTTTCAAAACTGAAG AATAATGGATACAAGCATAAAAGAAAGTCACTGGAGGAAATTTTGCGTGCTACCACGAAAAAAGAATCAGAACTGATAGGCtatgatgaagaaccaatcaatgtTGAGGATGACATACAAATGAAGAATCTACTGATAAATGGAGAAATGGAAGGAAACATCTTTTTTCAAAATAAAGAAGTGTCGTTGAACGGGAGGTCTGAAACCTCCATTCAGAGTACAGCAGGAGATAACTTGGTTGACAAGAATGATGTTAATAATGGAAGGAACAATAAGTCCAATGTGGTTGTGCAGAATGGTTGCCTATCTAGAGGGGCAACTGATCAAATAAACCAAAAAGAGTATCATG GTGATATggtacgcaaaacagcaaggtcaTTCCTTTATGAACTATGTGCTGCAAACTATTGGAAACCTCCTGAATTTGAGTTATGCAAAGATGAAGGACCAAGCCACCTTCGAAA GTTCACTTGTAAGGTCCTTATTCAGATCACGGGAACTTCAGCGACCCTTTTGGAGTGCTATAGCGATCCTAAGCTACAAAAGAAAGCAGCGCATGAGCATGCGGCAGAGGGAGCTCTGTGGTATCTTAAGCAACTTGGATACCTAACAAAAGATGATAATCGTGTCTAG